The Magnolia sinica isolate HGM2019 chromosome 9, MsV1, whole genome shotgun sequence sequence CCATAGTGATATGAACCTACGACATGATCCTCATATGGAAGCAGTTTCAACCAAATCAAGTTCCTCTCCTCAAAGCTTTGAGCAATCGGAAGGCCAATAACAAAGCAAAAAAGGATAGCACTAACCTGTGATTTAGCAGTAGATGGGTCCCCCAAAAGCAAGACATTGATATCTCCTCTTAACTTCACACCATCTGGCAACCTCTGCATACAGAAAGGAGCTGATTATGCTATGAAACATCAGCATCGAAGATGAAACAAAATGGCAGTTATGGCATTAGCATACCTTCCTCGATCCTCCAAATAAAAGACAAGCCATTGCTTTCTTCACATCAGCATGGCCATATATAGAGGGAGCAATCATGGAACATAACTTTGCATATGAATCTGGTCTTTGAGCAAATTCTTTGAATTCTAGTTCCTGCATACCAAGGCACATAGTTTTATGAGAACACAAACCAAACACTGCCACATCACATCTAGCTGCATCAGACCATTAAATTACTTTTTTTTCAACCATACTGATGTTTTGTTATTTCATGCTCAATATCTATTGCTTAATAGCTTCTAAAATGTTATCAGGCCATACCTCATCATGCGTAAAGGCAGATGGCCCTCCTGAGTTTCCATCATGAGCTTGTTCTATTCCAACAACCCTGATATAAGGTTGTCTAACTGCAACTGCTCCTTTTTGCCTACAAAAGCCCAACCACATAATCCCAATTTAGCATATCtccaaaaaaaaggatggatattCAGGAACAAGCAATTGCATTCAGAATTACGGATCTTACGCAGCAGAACTGGCTGCTTGGAATATACTGTAAATTCCCATGATAGTCAGCCTTGTACCGGGTACAATTGTTTGAACGAGGTGCCTATCAACGGACAGCAGCATGTTCCGCGGAAGTTCTCCAGTTGGCACATCCTTTCATGGGTGAAAAAAGACCAACGGTCAGAAATAGCCGATTATATGCATTGCATGgttaaaaaaaaacactaataaCCATAACCAAACTGCCCTAGAATTTTATGCATGTAACATTTCAATGGAATATAAATTACATCAATTTAACgcgcatttttttcttttaaataatggCTTCCATAGGAAAGAAAAATATGTTAGCCGAAGATTACAATTGCTGACATAACAGGCTTTCGGGCATTTCCTCCATTTTTTCCATTAAGTGCGAAACACCTGTTATAATGGTCATTGCCATTACATAATCCTAGCCCCTCCCTTGGCCATTATATACAAGTAACATGGTTACAACCTTGATTCACTCAAGAGGCTAGGTATGGTACCATGCCAGAGCACCACATCAGATGCCACACAGACAGAGATCAGCATTTCAGGTATTCTCTCCTCTTTTCATTACAGGTGAAGCAACCATTATAACAGCCACTACCATTACCTAATGGTAACACCCTTCAGCCATTATAAATGCATAGCACAGATTTTAGAACCTTGATTTGTACTAGGTGGGTTTGTACAATGTCAGAGTTTCAATGAGAAAccgcacaacctattacttgtgGAAGCGAGGAATACACCATGGTATGTTAGGGATTTGCATTTCTTCAATGGTACTCGGGGAGAGAACCTACTTTAGTAGTCCAATTCAGGTGGCATTATCTTCATATAAATGGTCCAAACTTTTGAATTATTCATATTTACACAACAAAAGGCAGCATTCAATTATTCCAACTATGgcactttctttttttcttttttttttgtaatctaAAGGTACATCTCATATCATATATCACGGAATCGATTATTTTGGGTTTGAGATACTTGCTTACCTCTGGGTTCTCCTGCAGTTTCAGTGTCTGTTGATCAACATACTTGCTTCTATCAGGGACTATAATCCAAGGATCTAAAGGGCAAGCCTCTTCGCCAGGCTAGACACAAGAAAACTAACAAAATAAGCAAAAGCAATCGAATTCCAGGGAAAATGAGAAAACCACATACAAGAAAAGGCCGGCAAAAGCTATACCTGGGGTGCATGGTCACACGATCGGGGAACAATGGCACCACCAAGCCCAGGTCGACATGGCACCGTCTTGACATTTTTACAGTTCTTACACAAAAGAGTCACATATGTCGCCTTTGCCTTTGTTCTCGATGCAGCAATCGTGATCCCAGAAATCTTAACAAGCTTCGAGATAAACTCAGCCTATTCCAATGTCCCAAAAAATCAATAAAAGACCAAAAGTAAAGAGGCCAAAAATCAATGAATGGTGTAGGAAATAGCAATGTTTGACAGAACAAAAACAGCCTTTTCTTTCGGTTGCCAAGCAACAGTACAGGAATGCCCCTGTTTGTATAACCCACACCATTATCCAGTGGGCTCTATCAAGAATGGGGCATACATGAAGAATCGCTCCCATCAAAGAATCTCACCCACAAGATCAACACACTTTTTGCGACTAAGGGCTGTATCCACTAAATCAAACAGTTAATATCATccaattgaaggaaaaaaaaattggtaGCATGACAGTCCATAATGGCACTGCCAGTCCATAATGGGACCCACCAGTTGAACAGAATGCCACCAAATGGTGGCCCGCCAATGAATTGCTGGGCCAAGCAAAAGACGTTTTTGTTCTGTCGTGCATCATACAATGCATGCTCTAAAAATCCCAACTTTCGGACAAAAAAACAAACACGGAGAGTCACACTAACCCCGAGAGATCGCATTGAGACCGAATTCTCCTTTGAAGAGATAAAAATCTGGACCTCACCTGTGACAGGTTCCTCCATTTCGCCCGTTTCACCAGCAACTTTCGACCGTAGACTTGCAAGCACTTCAGCTGCTGCTGTTTCAAACTAAAACAAaaccaagaaagaaagaaagaaagaaaaaaaaacagtggtTCAAAATCCGTTTCAATAGATAAAAGCACAAATTGGACACGAGAGAAGATTGCCCGCATCCACCTGAGGATATGCATACAATCATCAGTTCCTAGTCTGTACAAGCAGGGGCcatgaagtgatccagaccgttgatctggtgggccactccatgaaTGGAGCAATAACGAAATAGATTTAtcatattggaagatcctatccgtCAAAAAAATGGGCTTTTTTCCATAACACATGGACTgctgctgcattttttttttccttagccATCTATTTGCTGGCCGCTGATCAAAGGGCTAGGATCGTCATATTAGTAAGTTTTCCAAGGcatagtccatccatggtggggcccatcagacaAAAAGCCTAGATCAGagagccgtgggccccactacagcaAAAGATCATATAATTCATCATCGGATCTCTGtgtgtgagagagggagagagagtagcaGTAGTAGTACCAAGGGTAAGTAATCAGCGGGAAGCTTTCGGATCTTATCGGATAGCTCAGCATCGAAGGAATGGAGGTCTTCCATGGCAACAAGGAGGTAATTAGGGTTCTGGACGAGGCTTTCCCtgcaaaatgggaaaaaaaattgaGGAAGATGTGTGGATGAACGGCTGAGATTGATTTTAAGAGATTAAGAAGAGGGGTTTttattaagggaaaaaaaaaggaacctGTATGGGAAATCGCCCTTCTCTCCATGGAAACTACGGATGAATTCCTTGAACTTGCGGAGGGCGGAATGGCGAGTGATGGATCCATGGTCAGGATCGCCTCCACCGCCCGGGAACTGGGCCTGATCGCTGTAGA is a genomic window containing:
- the LOC131257012 gene encoding DNA replication licensing factor MCM5, with the translated sequence MSGWDEGKVFYSDQAQFPGGGGDPDHGSITRHSALRKFKEFIRSFHGEKGDFPYRESLVQNPNYLLVAMEDLHSFDAELSDKIRKLPADYLPLFETAAAEVLASLRSKVAGETGEMEEPVTGEVQIFISSKENSVSMRSLGAEFISKLVKISGITIAASRTKAKATYVTLLCKNCKNVKTVPCRPGLGGAIVPRSCDHAPQPGEEACPLDPWIIVPDRSKYVDQQTLKLQENPEDVPTGELPRNMLLSVDRHLVQTIVPGTRLTIMGIYSIFQAASSAAQKGAVAVRQPYIRVVGIEQAHDGNSGGPSAFTHDEELEFKEFAQRPDSYAKLCSMIAPSIYGHADVKKAMACLLFGGSRKRLPDGVKLRGDINVLLLGDPSTAKSQFLKFVEKTAPVAVYTSGKGSSAAGLTASVIRDNSSREFYLEGGAMVLADGGVVCIDEFDKMRVEDRVAIHEAMEQQTISIAKAGITTVLNSRTSVLAAANPPSGRYDDLKTAQDNIDLQTTILSRFDLIFIVKDIRMYSQDKLIASHIIKVHASAGIASKDTDSLEGENWLKRYIEYCRVHCKPRLSDSAATMLQNNYVKIRQQMRQQANESGESAAIPITVRQLEAVVRLSESLAKMRLSFVATEEHVTEALRLFNVSTMDAARSGINEHMNLTADMANEIKQAETQIKRRMGIGSHISERRLIDELARMGMNESIVRRALLIMHQRDEVEYKRERRVIVRKA